TTTAAATCCACCGATTTATAGGTAGTCAATTTTTgggttgaatttaaaacatgttaATTCCACTGGTACAATTTTTTGACCTGAAAAAACATGTTAACTCCACTGATAGTAAAATCCAcagattaaactatatttttaatatagttacacATCAACTGCCAACTATgtgcgttttattttaattttttttttcaactaccAAATAGtgagcattattaattatatattttttttaaatttgtgtaaatgatgatataagtacatatctgaatataacatgtataaattagaaatctgtacataaattatgtacctattacctattgtaacttagtattattattgcgtgtttaataattttatattatacttatatactgttatactaattaattatctcAAACGAAAGGGTAAATcccaaaaatctaaataaaaataaaaatgatgtaccggtggaatttgcattttttttccgGTAGTAAAAAATTACCGGTGaaatttacatgaaaaaagGTTTAAAAAGGTCGCAATTGGTGTAATTTACATCATAGTGAATGATGGTACTTAGTTAGATAACATACACCGACCTCTTAGTAGTTGGTATATccaatataatgtacctactcatgcatactatagtataaattataactcttaaaagtatataataaagaaatgtactattaaattgtcaagtgttagaacaatacaatttttatataacttacaCATAAAGTCCAAACCAAGGCTGTCAAATTGACATGTCGTGGTGTAAACATGTGTAATTCTTGTAGGCATACTGTAGATTCTGCTTGAACTAATGGATCTTCGTGATCTTGCATAATAGCACAGGCACACAAAAAAGATGAACGTGCAGTAGTAATTGATGCAGAATTAcctgaatataaatattattaacaaataaatatataaaataggataagttatcattgtttaaaatatcttgtcaaataaattactaagtaaatttatagttaaaaaattaagccttaaaaaacaaaatataaattataaattatttcatcacataatttagtaataaatacctTGTAATTCTGGTCCAATAGTAGTAATTAGAGATGAGATCAATTTGCCAATACATTGATGAACATCAGCATGATAATGAGGAACTATTAGCAGAAGTTTTAAAGCTAACGATAGTGAAGGTTCTATATAACCTCTAAACATTGGTCCCCCTGAATTTGCTATAAGAGATAATGCATGGAGAGACCAAACCTAAtgcaaattaaacaaataaataatacataaatatttttaattatttaactatttcaaATACTTGAACAATTGGAGATGTGGTATCTTGAGCTAACGCAAGCAAAATGCTAACACTAGTATTCAAATGATGTGATGACCCCATACCACCAACATGTCTATGTAAATATCCAAGAGCTAAAGAATGTCCAGTTCGACTAGGGACATCTCTAGCACACCGAAGACGATCAAAACTAGTTTGAGCAAGCATAGCAGTGAATCTTGAATCTGAAACTGCTTGAGCCATACGACCAACACTCTCTGCAGCAGCCACTCGCAGAATTGTATTACCATTTGTTAATGCAttctaaaatgaaattaaatttaacaaccaTAATAAGGAATATGAATTAACATAAGGAAACGAAACTAAACATATACaattcttatataatttaaaatgtattcagaaaaataatttattactgtaaTTAGAGTAGCAGTAGTTGTTTTAATTTCTTCATGACCAATTGTTGATTTGGTATCTGAAAGTGCTTTAAGACCAGCTAAAAGTGAAGCAAAAATGTTGGTTGAAATAGCATCACACCGACATGACTTggagtattttatttgatctgTGAAATGGTCTATCATCTGAATTCTGTGTTTATTGGCCACACGTGGAAATATTAAACCAAATAGAGTAACCGATGCATCAATTACAGATACACCCAGTGGTAAGGGACTTGGTATATTATCATCctagaaaatgttttaatctaattaagtacaatacactgaataatttctaatggtaaatgtttttttactgagtttaaaattagatattagtAAAAGTACAAATAGCTAGTCAACAATAAACTAGatgagtatataattttagaataaactCAGAGCCCTAAAgagaaaatatagaatataaaattaatcaataaatacatccagataatcatttttgaaattactggtacttttttaacttattttcttatttttaatatgagaaacatgatatttatttgaattaaaataaagtcatttttaaactaagaatcatcattattagtcagatgttttataaaaactcaGTAAGGTAATACATTGTCAAACAAACACAAGCCTAATTAGTAATCAGAGCCGTAGCTAGGGCTTGGCGAAATGGCCCAGGCCAGAGGCGCAAAatccataataaaatataccatatattataccaattatattaataacataaattttatttagaatatgggcaaaataattatattagaatagCTATGCTATAGTACTTTATTATAGCGTAgtgtgtacaaaaatattacaatttatgagtgtttacaaaataatatatcattataatataacactaccCCACCTCAGCACACATgacaattgttaaaataatgattttcaaaattgattattattattaactcatAGCtgcatgtttaatttaaagttaggattctaaatgttttatatttatattttaaagaccttcatcaatttattcatatttatgagTGGTAGATAACTACtcctattttagtatttaatcttTTTGTATCAGTCCATGAAAGGAAACACTTgtgaaaaaagttttaataaactgaaaatttttaagaactatCTAAGGTCCATaatgtttaagaaaaaattgacaaatatgactatatgagtattatattgattgaaCGTGAATTggcttcaaaaattaattttgaaaatatagatGAATTTGCTACTAAAAAAGCACAAAAagtgaaattttgaaatgtataaaagtacaattgttttttaaattattatataagggcgaaaatatgttaaatggcCAGGAGCGCAAATGAACAATGCTATGGCTCTGTTAGTaatcactattaaatattaatttattaaatacttactttAGAAACTGAGAGATAAAGATATCTAGGATCATGTTCTAATGCACCTGATCCTATggcattattttgtattagctgaaaaaaattattatatagtttatgttaaaaattaataaaattgtatttcttattcagtaaaataacaatttgaaaatatcttaagattttttttctaatttcaattgaagaaaaaaaataaacttatatttgtttgaattatcatgatgtaaataacaaaataatcaaataataactatgaagtatttaatgtataataaaaaatttaataattataaatacatcataaacttaattatgatagtagttcaaatttttacatttcatatataaatatatattgtaaggccgtaaaataattatttctcctaaaactaattttgaattttagttgtaatccaaaaacttataaacaatatacatgaatttaactaaatgttttaattttaattttatttacatggtacaataatataaaaatgtatgactaTTTTTAAGCTACATTTAATAACTTAGCGATATAGGCTGACAGAACTTCAGAatcttttttcatataaaataacatatcattacatttttatttaacacaacCATCACAGTGACCCACTCAACACTGattgttgtataatagaaTGGTAAATGGTACCTACAtctcactttaaaaaaaaatgtatttatcatataaactataaaagtcAAATAAGAAAGCAACTCATTTTAAACTTGCAAGTCATTAAACTTgccagttaataatataaaatatccttgTTTTAACAGAATACTGCTAATAATagctatttgtaataataattaataataatttattattactttcaaattaataataatagattacaaTTCTgagctgattttttttttttattaatttgtctattatcaatgtatttagtataaatagtatttcaagacataaatgtttatagattGTTCAATAACtatgtatgcataataaaGGTATCGTCGAATAAAgttgcacaattttttttaagcgtgttactattaaaatacaaaaacagaaATACAGCAATAGTATCAGATgtcaagtaaaaatattttctttttttatgttttagtcGAAGTCAGcaagtaacaaaatataaaaaaagccgTAACCTAATAaatctgtttaaaaaaaattaaataatagttaattattgtatatttttaaatttacaacataAGTCAAAGCCCATAAATTTGTAGCTCATAaacacaaaaactaaaatgcataataccTGTTTTTCTTATGTAAAacgtttttacaaaaaaaaattaaaagaagcaCAAATGCAAATAGTAAGTTATGTGTGTGCTaagaaatgtaatattttagagtaagtttattttacaattacaatGATTTTTCAGGTTGAATTCCCCCAatggacaatattatttttaataattactttattttaattgtagaataaaaaataatactgaatattacatacatatttgttCATGACGACTTACATAATCATATTCAACTTTTCTTGAACAATCCACCTTAATTATAAGcagcaatttaaaaaccaaaaaataagttaatttaaaccaaggataactaatataaaaataattattttgtcatacagaatatataataggccaatattacttatattatttactacatacaataaaacaataaagaaTCAATTACCTGATCTTCAATTGTTTGATGATGTGAATGTTGAACAGGACATATTCCCAATAATATTCCTTCTTCGTTTTTACAAACATATCTCAATTTTGATGTAACAGTATTAGCAGGATTTTCTGCCAATGTAAATTCTGAGACCAACAgtcttaaaatatgtgtaaatgaagctgtaattatataattttgttttattttgcagAGATAAATTATACTTCATTAGGAACTTAAGAAGCATACTAAACCTTCTCTAAAATCtatagttgaaaataatattaacagaaTTAAATTACCTTCAAAATCTTGTGCAGGAATCAGAGATAATGTTTCATATAATCGCAATCTGACTAATGCTATTGGAGCTTTTAAGTGTTGACCACAGCTTTTAACAACTGAATTCATACtaaacatatatttcattatttaaccaatatatttatatttacaagttTGGTTTAAGTTGACTTCAACGCATATCTTtcatactatagtatatttaagataacataaatatttacttaattagcATTGCAAGAGCAGATTCAATTGGAATTAATAATCTTCTAATTATATCTTCTGTGACTAGTTCGTTACAGTTGaataaaaaactgtaaatagATGCAAGAGCTCCTGCTCGGCCTTCCAaaatcaactataatatttaaaataaagtaaacagTTTaagaattatgtttttaattatataaatattataaaataatgtttttttagtgAACCTTACCTGCCAAGTAAATGCATCTCCTCTTGCCTTTTCAGATTCAAGTTCTTTAGATGATCGCGGAAAAGAATTTCTCCATAAAAGAAGCATACGTGGTAAAAGTCCTCGAACAACACTAActcctatatttataaataaattattattatttttaaaaggatGCACcactattatgttatttttatcttacttATGTACATAGCATATCTGTATTCAGTAGAATccattttatgttgttagctttaataacaaaactacTATCAAAGTTaaaggtaagaacattatcaaGGGCATAAgcttttgttgatattttcattttaatatttttttcttaccttaaagtattttaataaatacattggctctaatattaaagctaacaatataaaatagattctgTTGAATGTAAATTTGCTGTGTTATGCATTAGTACAACACATGCAAGTGAAATGTCttctaattaatttgaaaaaaagtatttaagaatatctaaatatatcacCTAATGTCATCACACCACCAATTAACAACCATCCAGCTTGAGTTCTACTTAATGATAGCCGACTATTTTGACTAGCACTTCTCAGTAAATCTTCAGCAGTATTAAagattatctataaattataaataatatttttattataagatataatatatgatagttTAAGAACTAACTTTTCCTCGCATATGAGGGATACCCAAAGGTGAGACATTAACACTTCCAAGTATACCGATAAGTACAGCACTATaaccaaaaattatttctggCGTAGCTCTTGTACTCTCAATATTCTCAATACATCTAATaaacaatgattatttaaaatttatttattttataaaaaatattgataaatataaaatataccgatCAATTAAAGGAGTACATTGGCTGGGTAAGGCAATACAAACACACCGTATACACCATGCCGCTGATAATCGAGCAGCTTGACTTGGATGTACCATAACAGATAAAGCTGTTTCAATGACatctaaagaaaaaaacaataaatcaaaaatgtattaacaaacaatatacaaattgGTTTTACTGCAGGTATTATCTGATATAAGATTGTTCGCCATTGTGCCCATGTTAAGCAATAAACAGCCCATTTCTTGCAACGCACAAACTAAAAAGTGTTGACCAAATATAGTCTCTTGATTAAAATCTTTAGCATTTTCTGGACTGAAATCtaaaatagcataaaatttcataaatttagccaactttaattatatttattttaccgaTTGAACTCATTTGTTTCTTAACAATTAGGGCCAATTCTTTACAGGCAGAAGATTGTGCTTTTTCACTTAACATTTGTCCAAGAACACTACGTAATATAAAGCTAATACACTTTCTAGAATAAACAGCATCAACATGAGAGGATGCTGATTTTGGATTGGCCACTAAATCTAAAATGTGTCGCatgaaagtatttaaatttttttccagCCAAGTAACATCTAATGAATGAACAAATTCCACATATgtctaaaaatgaaaaaaaagtaaaatattaataatttatttaaatttaataagacaAAAACTTACATAAGTAACACCAACTCTAACTTCTCGGTGACTACCAGTAGTTCCTTTTATAATTTCACCTGTTCCTTTAAGAAACCCAGTGCCACCTCTTAAAAATCCATtcattaatatagttaatgaaTCTTCTAATGTAACACATTTTGTTGACTTTGACGTTTGAGCtaagaacaaatatttttttcaaactaagacaaaaatatattgtttaaagttGTATACCTGAATGATGTTCTTTGTTTTGGATTTGTGtagaagcaattaaaaatcctaaaaatTTTGCTACAGAACATCTTACTTCATAATTTGCATTCTCAAATGCTCGAAAACATAATGTAGCTACATTTTCTAACTctgatgtatataaaaaattggaatgttttatcatttcaaataaacactaaacagaaaaaataataatagtttatgacaaaaataaaattaaaatttgtgttaCTTTGGCAGTAGCAGTTCGAACAGCCATTACTCGATCAGTCAGAGAATGTTTAATAGCCTTGTAAATATCTTTATGAACATGACCCATAACATTTCCCATTCCACAGCaaatctaattataaatataaaaatttgaataagtaaaattaattcaaataatttagtaaaattaattaccttttctaatgttataattatctcTACTCTCATTTGAGATTCTGCATTTTTcagacattttattaaaatatacacagtTTCTTCATATGAACGCCCCATCATTCGTcccaaatttttatacataaatcccATACATGTGATTGCAGctctaaaaaaatgatttaagtaatcaaataaatacagtaaaattttTGCTATCTGACTTATTTTAGAACCTGTcgaagttaataattttaaacattttttaatattaaaagtatatgaaatatattatgattaaattctttaaatataatataataaaacaacatttttaatttcctcttaagtacataataaatatctcaaatgcttaaagaaaatttaaataacttaaaagtaaaacaatttttatagataatatcaaGAAAACACTATACAAACACATTTTGTTGCTTTTGTATCATGTatctgttattaaaaaaaaaaaaagacatctacatattttttctttttttgtcaTGCACATTTTAGACtgaatcataaatcataaatccTTTTGATATGAAATAGAAACAtctaaatttcatattatttggcatatttttgcattttaaggcatttttagatacaaataattcattgttttgtttatcagtgatatttttttttagtaaattttatacattgaaggtcatttttcttaaattttaaatgtcatagaacatttttaaactttaggaaaaaatatttaattttattaaaaatttattgaacttatatattttaaataaataataaataatacaatttttaacacatttttgaatataataattatgctgaTGAATCttacaacttaaaaaattatatactattgtttcattaaattattattgaaagtatattcaatattttgccTATTATAGGGCATACAAGATTACCAACAATTAACTTGTTGTTTTTactatcttaaattttaaaatttatatttatagatacatacAACTTTGTAGAAAGGTATGTTAATGAATCATCTTTGACACGTAACATATCATTACATCTGTTAACTGTATCAAAAAGAAGAAATGTATCGCCGACATTGAACAAAGTAGACAAGCATTTTGCAATTAACATTCTAGTCGGTGGACCTGGATTTTCTTGAATTAAACTCGTTAACTGttcgactatttttttttgacattctTTGATATcaacctaaaatataataattaaaatccattattattaatatatttataggtgaGAAAACAAActtgttttcaaaattcatATTGTCTAATTAGATAAATCAGTATTCAGTAGTTTTAGATAAGTCTTTTTagcataaaaaacaatatttcaaatcttttcatatgttatttaaaatgttcttcTACCAGGTGTCAAATGCCCTAATTTTTCAGATAGCAATTGGTCTAgttgttattgaaaaataacccAATTTACATCTGATATTCAAAAAGGTTGGTCTAtagcttttttaataattaataagaatttaaaaaaaaagttctgtattaaaaaaattggatgAGGAACTTACTTTCTTGGAAGTCAGTAATACTTTATCCAAAAACCGTAGCCATTCAAAGATGAAAACTGGACGTTTAGTTTCTGGTAACTGTCTTAACGCGTCTTCGTTCAACAGCAAACTATGGCTTAGCTCCATCATAACaaacgaaatataaaatataacctatCTAATGAGGAttctaagtaattaaaataatagcatcGTCAACCATCAAACAATagtcatcaaatatttttttttattttataatagcataaaataaattataactagttAGTTAGACATGTAACTAACTTTTATAGTAACCAGCAAACTGCaggcaaatatttatttatgtactaaATAGATAGTAATTAATGTTTAGTAAGCAGTAGgtaagtatagtatagtaattaACTACTAAATGAATCGTTATcactattaaaaaacaactaataaaTACAGAACATAGATATATAAGTAATGTGACTCATTCATACTAATTCATATCACTAAGCAGCTTTATAGCCACCACAGAACGATATTCGTGATAGCAATATAGCacgaactatataatatatatatatatatatatatatatatgtgtgtatctTAGTTCGTGGCGTAAGGTATAGAAACATTTTGATGTGATAAACTGTATCAAAGTGATTGAAGTATTTCCactgaataaatttattctgcGGTACCCATAGGGCATAGActattgtctataatatattaatataccagCTAGTCCAGCTAATAACTTCCTAATAAGCACggatatagaatatagatattataagatattaaattatcttagtCCGTGGTGGTATCTATCtcatatatatctaatacaaCGGTTCCCAATCGGGGGGGATTTTAGAGCCTTTTAGAGTCTATTAGTTTTCAGGTTATCGggcatcaataataattatttattataaatttctcattaaatttgtacaaataaaaagttaatctAGTTTGCACTTTGGGCTATAGGCGGAAATTTAGTTAAATCTTTAGGGGAACTATAATAATCCAATGTAAAATGACCCCGCACCCCCTTTCTATACACAAGTATAACATACTACATTCGATTTTTGGGGGGTCTATTGAAATACTTGGGGGCTAAGTCCCCTAAGTCCCCTCCCCCGATGTCCGCCTATGCTTTgggcataaaatatttttcggggTGACAAAGTTGAAAGATCAATTATTAAACCAGCAGAAAAATAGACTATCTGACATTAgtgtaatgttaaattaataactatcatttcaaaaaaagtaaattgatCGAATGGTGACCatcatgttaaaaaaaaatttgttttgtacttttgtttttataatttatatgacgtACAGCAACAGCATACCattcagtggcgtatttaaaattttgtcaaaggggaagtaaaataaagtaatagagTACCTACTCTATGCCCTATTTGGGGAAATACGTtggtaaacatataatttcttCCAGGCACTTCTTTCCCATTTGGCACTTTGGGCACGTGCCCAAGGCCATGCGATCGATGGGGTCCCCTAGCTCCTACCAGATTATCTACCgacaatcaatatttattaccgataaataaacttatttcgagaaaaatcaaagaataatcgctaatagtaataataataaaaaagttaaaagttaaaaataatttatagttaaattaatctagattttattttcttcttaCTTCTACCCTATTtacttgatttaataaaatagtactcTGTCCAATTCGTATGGGCCCCGTTATACCACTTTCCAGGGC
This sequence is a window from Rhopalosiphum maidis isolate BTI-1 chromosome 1, ASM367621v3, whole genome shotgun sequence. Protein-coding genes within it:
- the LOC113551775 gene encoding HEAT repeat-containing protein 5B isoform X3, whose translation is MMELSHSLLLNEDALRQLPETKRPVFIFEWLRFLDKVLLTSKKVDIKECQKKIVEQLTSLIQENPGPPTRMLIAKCLSTLFNVGDTFLLFDTVNRCNDMLRVKDDSLTYLSTKLAAITCMGFMYKNLGRMMGRSYEETVYILIKCLKNAESQMRVEIIITLEKICCGMGNVMGHVHKDIYKAIKHSLTDRVMAVRTATAKCLFEMIKHSNFLYTSELENVATLCFRAFENANYEVRCSVAKFLGFLIASTQIQNKEHHSAQTSKSTKCVTLEDSLTILMNGFLRGGTGFLKGTGEIIKGTTGSHREVRVGVTYTYVEFVHSLDVTWLEKNLNTFMRHILDLVANPKSASSHVDAVYSRKCISFILRSVLGQMLSEKAQSSACKELALIVKKQMSSIDFSPENAKDFNQETIFGQHFLVCALQEMGCLLLNMGTMANNLISDNTCNVIETALSVMVHPSQAARLSAAWCIRCVCIALPSQCTPLIDRCIENIESTRATPEIIFGYSAVLIGILGSVNVSPLGIPHMRGKIIFNTAEDLLRSASQNSRLSLSRTQAGWLLIGGVMTLGVSVVRGLLPRMLLLWRNSFPRSSKELESEKARGDAFTWQLILEGRAGALASIYSFLFNCNELVTEDIIRRLLIPIESALAMLINMNSVVKSCGQHLKAPIALVRLRLYETLSLIPAQDFEASFTHILRLLVSEFTLAENPANTVTSKLRYVCKNEEGILLGICPVQHSHHQTIEDQLIQNNAIGSGALEHDPRYLYLSVSKDDNIPSPLPLGVSVIDASVTLFGLIFPRVANKHRIQMIDHFTDQIKYSKSCRCDAISTNIFASLLAGLKALSDTKSTIGHEEIKTTTATLITNALTNGNTILRVAAAESVGRMAQAVSDSRFTAMLAQTSFDRLRCARDVPSRTGHSLALGYLHRHVGGMGSSHHLNTSVSILLALAQDTTSPIVQVWSLHALSLIANSGGPMFRGYIEPSLSLALKLLLIVPHYHADVHQCIGKLISSLITTIGPELQGNSASITTARSSFLCACAIMQDHEDPLVQAESTVCLQELHMFTPRHVNLTALVWTLCQNLSNSHLLLRKAAVSCLRQLSQREAKEVCEIAESFVKSPENINKEGFLLTESGLPGVLFNMLDTEMDKQLIKDIHDTLISMLQMLAVDNLTKWINLCKSVLTVSSELNNKEIDKTDGAIINDEDETGDDHDEFQKDSKNELLKRKRQPRWPTRVFAVQCICRIISTCHKECDSTPHFNLSLAKELSFTNNKGDYLILHLSDLIRMAFMAATSDSDQLRLEGFETLNEIIEKFAQVPEPEFPGHLLLEQFQAQVSAALRPAFSEDTPSHVTAAACRVCGTWIGSGVARDLNDLRRVYHLLVTSLKKLTPGFNINFNSLYNESVATFECLAILKAWAQIYIIAMINNGIAPENFNKNSRSNTSETNDDFGNYEGQNDSLLTLIHPELDMLSKNWQAALKDHALLLLPCEFNSQLPHEGGAFYTSSTIDNSRSHYKNAWPPILYALSLWLNAEEFKQENTSIAKELQDKFYLIFGICTEAICNQRTLENLENFIICLKSLYTILDSSLARRMMMKNCILAVETLNIMHKLLLTNDSIEVQQTIMNIVKQIVKAAQEDLKIKNSITTNDKSLGSSTAADVACLGDGELDGVLEHDKSIVFATLEVCMCLIVRQIPDMNPTPLVSSTRKLHSNCLNHNVIATTLNIMAQLPNLCSPSGGVQILPTIAYLITNVLKELGETNSSSETSKNKVSILAALDAFHILCKHPFGYHKVSESKWRSLLQSTIAKLIDISKTGDEGKKLNEITMLSVITVFTLHAPPGVMFVQNILYPCINYCTQCFGSDNILVKTKCIQFLKAVFQHEDKYIATGYIQALAPRLMELLYVEIPNIMLESNLIMLCEAISAIECLVQLAQPKHRIQMLSLLVPSLINFLMNTELTKYDSTISKSRSKLHEFSLQCLLKIGPVYPQEFKVIMSQNNKLKTKLEHTIKTTKSQQQFNSGCHIPQNITKSIQPSIKLKTDFTNFS
- the LOC113551775 gene encoding HEAT repeat-containing protein 5B isoform X2, with protein sequence MMELSHSLLLNEDALRQLPETKRPVFIFEWLRFLDKVLLTSKKVDIKECQKKIVEQLTSLIQENPGPPTRMLIAKCLSTLFNVGDTFLLFDTVNRCNDMLRVKDDSLTYLSTKLAAITCMGFMYKNLGRMMGRSYEETVYILIKCLKNAESQMRVEIIITLEKICCGMGNVMGHVHKDIYKAIKHSLTDRVMAVRTATAKCLFEMIKHSNFLYTSELENVATLCFRAFENANYEVRCSVAKFLGFLIASTQIQNKEHHSAQTSKSTKCVTLEDSLTILMNGFLRGGTGFLKGTGEIIKGTTGSHREVRVGVTYTYVEFVHSLDVTWLEKNLNTFMRHILDLVANPKSASSHVDAVYSRKCISFILRSVLGQMLSEKAQSSACKELALIVKKQMSSIDFSPENAKDFNQETIFGQHFLVCALQEMGCLLLNMGTMANNLISDNTCNVIETALSVMVHPSQAARLSAAWCIRCVCIALPSQCTPLIDRCIENIESTRATPEIIFGYSAVLIGILGSVNVSPLGIPHMRGKIIFNTAEDLLRSASQNSRLSLSRTQAGWLLIGGVMTLGVSVVRGLLPRMLLLWRNSFPRSSKELESEKARGDAFTWQLILEGRAGALASIYSFLFNCNELVTEDIIRRLLIPIESALAMLINMNSVVKSCGQHLKAPIALVRLRLYETLSLIPAQDFEASFTHILRLLVSEFTLAENPANTVTSKLRYVCKNEEGILLGICPVQHSHHQTIEDQVDCSRKVEYDYLIQNNAIGSGALEHDPRYLYLSVSKDDNIPSPLPLGVSVIDASVTLFGLIFPRVANKHRIQMIDHFTDQIKYSKSCRCDAISTNIFASLLAGLKALSDTKSTIGHEEIKTTTATLITNALTNGNTILRVAAAESVGRMAQAVSDSRFTAMLAQTSFDRLRCARDVPSRTGHSLALGYLHRHVGGMGSSHHLNTSVSILLALAQDTTSPIVQVWSLHALSLIANSGGPMFRGYIEPSLSLALKLLLIVPHYHADVHQCIGKLISSLITTIGPELQGNSASITTARSSFLCACAIMQDHEDPLVQAESTVCLQELHMFTPRHVNLTALVWTLCQNLSNSHLLLRKAAVSCLRQLSQREAKEVCEIAESFVKSPENINKEESGLPGVLFNMLDTEMDKQLIKDIHDTLISMLQMLAVDNLTKWINLCKSVLTVSSELNNKEIDKTDGAIINDEDETGDDHDEFQKDSKNELLKRKRQPRWPTRVFAVQCICRIISTCHKECDSTPHFNLSLAKELSFTNNKGDYLILHLSDLIRMAFMAATSDSDQLRLEGFETLNEIIEKFAQVPEPEFPGHLLLEQFQAQVSAALRPAFSEDTPSHVTAAACRVCGTWIGSGVARDLNDLRRVYHLLVTSLKKLTPGFNINFNSLYNESVATFECLAILKAWAQIYIIAMINNGIAPENFNKNSRSNTSETNDDFGNYEGQNDSLLTLIHPELDMLSKNWQAALKDHALLLLPCEFNSQLPHEGGAFYTSSTIDNSRSHYKNAWPPILYALSLWLNAEEFKQENTSIAKELQDKFYLIFGICTEAICNQRTLENLENFIICLKSLYTILDSSLARRMMMKNCILAVETLNIMHKLLLTNDSIEVQQTIMNIVKQIVKAAQEDLKIKNSITTNDKSLGSSTAADVACLGDGELDGVLEHDKSIVFATLEVCMCLIVRQIPDMNPTPLVSSTRKLHSNCLNHNVIATTLNIMAQLPNLCSPSGGVQILPTIAYLITNVLKELGETNSSSETSKNKVSILAALDAFHILCKHPFGYHKVSESKWRSLLQSTIAKLIDISKTGDEGKKLNEITMLSVITVFTLHAPPGVMFVQNILYPCINYCTQCFGSDNILVKTKCIQFLKAVFQHEDKYIATGYIQALAPRLMELLYVEIPNIMLESNLIMLCEAISAIECLVQLAQPKHRIQMLSLLVPSLINFLMNTELTKYDSTISKSRSKLHEFSLQCLLKIGPVYPQEFKVIMSQNNKLKTKLEHTIKTTKSQQQFNSGCHIPQNITKSIQPSIKLKTDFTNFS